A single region of the Thunnus maccoyii chromosome 10, fThuMac1.1, whole genome shotgun sequence genome encodes:
- the mecr gene encoding enoyl-[acyl-carrier-protein] reductase, mitochondrial has protein sequence MWLPLYTVCSRSQTTCRRRFAAALLKLSRRRDQTHVSHLSHSAGPGAQTCKALQFRKHGDPSQVVQLEDVDLPPIGAKDVLVKMLAAPINPSDINMIQGTYAITPDLPAVGGNEGVGQVLEVGSQVKSLKTGDWVIPRDAGLGTWRTAAVLAEDDVISLPNDIPLLSAATLGVNPCTAFRMLSDFEDLKPGDSVIQNAANSGVGQAVIQIAAARGINTINIVRDRPEFSQLSDRLKAIGASHVIKEEALRRPEIKELFKTCPKPKLALNGVGGKSATELLRHLRVGGSMVTYGGMAKQPVTVPVSALIFKDVKVRGFWVTQWKRDHAHDDRAFRSMLDELCSLIQQGKLTAPACTEVGLQEYCRALDTAMQPFTSAKQILIM, from the exons ATGTGGCTACCACTTTACACAGTCTGCTCAAGAAGCCAGACAACCTGCAGAAGACGCTTCGCCGCTGCTCTTTTAAAACTGTCAAGGCGCAGAGATCAGACTCACGTTTCTCACCTCAGTCATTCAGCTGGACCTGGTGCACAAACATGCAAGGCTCTTCAGTTCAGAAAACACGGAGACCCTTCTCAAGTCGTGCA GTTGGAGGATGTGGATCTGCCCCCCATAGGTGCAAAGGATGTCCTGGTCAAAATGCTAGCAGCTCCAATCAACCCGTCTGACATCAACATGATTCAAG ggacTTATGCTATAACGCCTGACCTCCCAGCTGTTGGCGGCAATGAGGGAGTGGGTCAGGTCTTAGAGGTGGGCAGCCAGGTAAAGTCCCTCAAAACAGGAGACTGGGTCATCCCAAGAGATGCTGGTCTAG gGACGTGGAGGACAGCAGCCGTGCTAGCTGAGGATGATGTCATCTCACTGCCCAATGACATTCCCCTGTTGTCTGCTGCCACATTGGGGGTGAACCCCTGCACTGCCTTCAGGATGCTCTCTGACTTTGAAGACCTCAAGCCAG GTGATTCTGTGATCCAGAATGCAGCCAACAGTGGAGTTGGACAGGCTGTAATTCAGATTGCTGCTGCAAGGGGAATAAACACGATAAACATTGTCAGAGACAG GCCAGAGTTCTCACAGCTCAGCGATAGGCTGAAGGCCATCGGAGCCAGTCACGTGATCAAAGAAGAGGCGCTCAGGCGGCCTGAGATTAAGGAACTATTCAAG ACTTGTCCAAAGCCTAAACTGGCATTAAATGGAGTCGGAGGCAAGAGTGCAACAGAACTGCTCCGTCATCTACG GGTTGGAGGATCCATGGTGACATACGGAGGGATGGCCAAACAGCCCGTTACTGTCCCTGTG AGTGCTCTTATTTTCAAGGATGTGAAGGTTCGAGGATTTTGGGTCACACAATGGAAGAGAGATCACGCACATG ATGACAGAGCATTTAGAAGCATGCTGGATGAACTGTGCTCCCTCATCCAGCAGGGAAAGCTGACAGCTCCTGCCTGCACCGAGGTGGGACTCCAAGAGTACTGCAGAGCTCTGGACACTGCTATGCAGCCTTTCACCTCAGCTAAACAGATCCTAATCATGTGA
- the smpdl3b gene encoding acid sphingomyelinase-like phosphodiesterase 3b — protein sequence MSAVKLLLFCLLFKEVVALSGNFWHITDLHLDPSYTLNNEPELVCESSGTRPAANAGRFGDYACDSPWHLINSSIYAMKDILPDPDFIVWTGDDTPHIPNKDLGEEAVLSIIRNLTDLINLVFPNSKVYSALGNHDYHPKSQHPAVPNNIYDRTADMWQKWLDPDSRKTFKRGGYYTEKLLNRTGFRMLVLNTNFYYDQNKLTKDMDDPASQFSWADEVLTKAANNKEKVYIIGHVPPGFFEKKRNKSWYRSEFNEKYLELIQKHHPVILGQFFGHHHTDAFRMFYDSENEDTPLSTMFLSPGVSPWKTSLPGVVDGANNPGIRVFEYDTQTLLVKDVVTYYLNLTRANAARGRWEKEYRLTESFGVPDASPASMHQVLKRMAEDRCYLQKYYKFNSVSYDLKECDSDCRADHVCSAREVDFESYEKCLEKEGAASISAGLLPLLSVAVSLVLANR from the exons ATGTCTGCAGTGAAGCTGCTCcttttttgtctgcttttcaAAGAGGTTGTTGCCCTGTCAG GAAACTTTTGGCACATCACGGACCTCCACTTGGACCCATCATACACACTGAACAATGAGCCTGAATTGGTGTGTGAATCCAGCGGTACACGACCTGCAGCCAATGCCGGGAGATTTGGAGACTATGCTTGTGACTCGCCATGGCACCTTATCAACTCCTCTATATATGCCATGAAGGATATTCTGCCAGATCCGGATTTCATTGTATGGACAGG AGATGACACACCACATATACCCAACAAGGATCTGGGAGAAGAGGCAGTGCTCAGCATTATCAGGAACCTCACCGACCTCATAAATCTTGTCTTTCCAA ACAGTAAAGTGTACTCTGCCCTGGGAAACCATGACTACCACCCTAAGAGCCAGCATCCAGCAGTCCCAAACAACATCTATGACCGAACAGCAGATATGTGGCAGAAGTGGTTGGATCCAGATTCCCGAAAAACCTTTAAAAGAG GTGGATATTATACAGAAAAGCTGCTGAATCGAACAGGTTTTCGGATGCTGGTCCTTAACACTAATTTCTACTATGACCAGAACAAGCTGACCAAGGACATGGATGACCCAGCGAGCCAGTTTAGCTGGGCCGATGAGGTTCTTACAAAGGCGGCCAACAACAAAGAGAAG GTTTACATCATTGGCCACGTTCCTCCAGGTTTCTTtgagaagaagagaaataaatcaTGGTACAGGTCGGAGTTCAACGAGAAATACTTGGAGTTAATTCAGAAGCATCATCCTGTCATACTCGGACAGTTCTTCGGCCATCATCATACTGATGCCTTCCGCATGTTCTACGATTCAGAGAATGAAG ACACTCCTCTCAGTACAATGTTCCTCAGCCCAGGGGTCTCACCGTGGAAAACATCATTGCCTGGAGTTGTGGACGGAGCCAACAACCCTGGAATTCGTGTCTTTGAATATGACACCCAAACACTCCTGGTCAAA GATGTGGTGACCTACTATCTGAACCTGACTCGTGCTAATGCAGCCCGGGGACGCTGGGAGAAGGAGTACCGCCTCACAGAGAGTTTCGGAGTACCAGACGCCTCCCCAGCCTCCATGCACCAGGTTCTGAAGCGTATGGCTGAAGACCGCTGCTACCTACAGAAGTACTATAAGTTCAACTCTGTCAGCTATGACCTGAAAGAGTGTGACAGTGACTGCCGTGCTGACCACGTGTGTTCAGCCAGAGAGGTAGACTTTGAAAGTTATGAAAAATGTCTGGAAAAGGAAGGGGCAGCTTCAATCTCTGCTGGGTTGCTGCCACTACTGTCTGTGGCAGTAAGTCTGGTGTTGGCCAATAGGTAA
- the rpa2 gene encoding replication protein A 32 kDa subunit, whose translation MWNQGGYSESSMGGGYTQSPGGFASPSLSQGGEKKGRTRATQIIPCTVSQLMSASQADEAFKVGDVEVAQVTIVGIIRSTDKSMTNIQYKVDDMTGAPMDVKQWVDTEDPSVDSAVLPPGTYVKVSGNLRSFQNHRSVVAFSVRTLEDMNEITSHMLEVVQAHMALGKPQTMSGAGGGMSSSVTPMSRPGMGSIGGMGGGYAGANDMTNNGLSANQNQVLSLIRGCPDQQGISIQDLKQRLSGMSLSVIKQAVEFLSNEGHIFSTIDEDHYKSTDNDD comes from the exons ATGTGGAATCAGG GAGGATACAGTGAGTCCAGTATGGGTGGAGGTTACACTCAGTCCCCAGGAGGCTTTGCATCACCTTCCTTATCccagggaggagagaagaaaggg AGAACACGTGCCACACAGATAATCCCCTGCACGGTGTCTCAGCTGATGTCTGCTTCCCAAGCTGATGAGGCCTTCAAAGTCGGCGATGTTGAAGTTGCTCAG GTTACCATTGTGGGTATCATCAGGAGCACAGACAAGTCCATGACCAACATTCAGTACAAGGTCGATGACATGACAGGTGCTCCCATGGACGTAAAGCAATGGGTGGACACAGAG GACCCCAGCGTGGATAGTGCTGTCCTGCCTCCAGGCACGTATGTCAAAGTCTCCGGCAATCTGCGCTCCTTTCAG AATCACAGATCTGTTGTGGCATTCAGCGTCAGGACCCTGGAGGACATGAATGAAATCACCTCGCATATGTTGGAGGTTGTCCAAGCACATATGGCGCTCGGCAAACCTCAGACGATG tcGGGTGCCGGAGGAGGAATGAGCAGTAGTGTCACACCTATGTCACGGCCAGGAATGGGGAGCATAGGAGGGATGGGAGGGGGGTATGCAGGTGCTAATGACATGACTAACAATGGATTAAGTGCAAATCAGAATCAG GTGCTGAGTTTGATAAGGGGCTGCCCAGACCAGCAGGGCATCAGCATTCAGGACCTTAAGCAGAGACTCAGTGGCatgagtctgtctgtcatcaa GCAAGCGGTTGAATTCCTAAGCAACGAGGGTCACATCTTTTCCACCATCGACGAAGACCACTACAAATCAACCGACAATGACGACTAG
- the themis2 gene encoding protein THEMIS2, whose product MAGTTALPLQEFIASLDNTCLPKILQVCSGVYFQGSIYEISGSEVCFSTGDLVKVTGIELLSVCCEDIGTNEKFELPISHTGLFKVVPDDMPYSTIEEMLSLRPVGLESCLPFTFASHSKMTFENFTLGAGRALTVLSIQRREGKEDQVRCHVQGQEGASAEVCIPLSSRGEFHECESEERFTLREIMSSPCLRSRKFRFINTTKCDQPLILSPVYQVNAIMSLRKNVLKFPSSLEVDVIDVTDVCKDVTFVTPLSLTEVLSQPDESFPAVVEILEGPESRSLFKCNWLPQFNKNENLIFHKKGTSPMILISSLKSRKAQQFFLVSQQYGGRFRRRPREFNSVYELYVALAQAPDLRVTVTTNCEEIEEEGLPGLSVGDQLEVVSCKMVELPCGSSKGQKESIEALFCRRLQELDDDDDDDDEEEEEVNQECQKEEIFLPLYMQGHFVEVITDTKKYRLRDLGKQFKLPLDVKVVSRDTELETDPLVGFPCLRIEGAMLEPTIQASFPNRPDHCFEIPTQWLSLSVCFTKDPLPWPNEQPPMFHLDTVTEVTDTFLYEFRKQGNSDAAPPPRPPKRNLSSSKSLKKTSKKVSSKADKHKHRSDKSVPAKELGDLNLNSKKRPPAPPPPAILDDEPPPVVPRKHLAPEMTSGKAQPNTYVKMEDSKKVSLSDVAADVDSDHDYEIVDDTLAAMMKTAQENVLFY is encoded by the exons atggCAGGCACGACTGCTTTGCCACTTCAAGAATTCATTGCATCATTGGACAATACTTGTTTGCCAAAAATTCTACAAGTTTGCTCTGGAGTGTACTTTCAAG GGTCTATATATGAAATTTCTGGGAGTGAAGTGTGTTTTTCCACTGGAGATCTAGTAAAGGTCACTGGCATTGAACTCCTATCAGTTTGCTGTGAAGACATCGGCACCAATGAGAAGTTTGAGCTGCCTATCAGCCACACAG GCTTGTTCAAGGTTGTACCAGACGACATGCCGTACAGTACAATAGAGGAAATGCTGAGCCTGAGACCTGTGGGCCTTGAATCCTGCCTTCCCTTCACTTTTGCCAGCCACTCCAAGATGACCTTTGAAAATTTCACTCTGGGGGCCGGGAGAGCTTTGACTGTGCTCTCCATTCAGCGGCGTGAAGGGAAAGAGGATCAGGTGCGCTGCCATGTTCAAGGACAAGAGGGAGCCTCAGCTGAAGTGTGTATCCCTCTTTCTTCCCGAGGGGAGTTCCATGAGTGTGAGAGCGAGGAGCGCTTCACTCTGCGGGAGATCATGTCCTCACCCTGTCTGCGCAGTCGAAAGTTTCGCTTCATCAACACAACCAAGTGTGACCAACCACTTATCCTCAGTCCAGTATACCAGGTCAACGCCATCATGAGCT TAAGGAAGAATGTGTTGAAGTTCCCATCCAGCTTAGAGGTGGATGTGATTGATGTCACAGACGTGTGTAAGGATGTAACTTTTGTGACGCCACTCAGTCTGACGGAGGTCCTTTCCCAGCCAGATGAATCCTTCCCTGCAGTAGTGGAAATACTGGAAGGCCCAGAGAGCCGCTCTCTGTTTAAGTGCAACTGGCTGCCGCAATTTAACAAAAATGAGAACCTCATTTTCCATAAGAAAGGAACCTCACCCATGATTTTGATATCCAGCTTGAAAAGTCGGAAGGCACAGCAGTTCTTCCTGGTATCTCAGCAATATGGTGGACGATTTCGGAGGCGGCCAAGAGAGTTTAATTCAGTGTATGAGCTGTATGTTGCTTTAGCCCAGGCACCAGATCTGAGGGTCACTGTAACAACGAACTGTGAGGAAATTGAGGAGGAAGGTCTGCCTGGCCTCAGTGTTGGGGACCAGCTGGAGGTCGTTAGTTGCAAAATGGTTGAGTTGCCTTGTGGAAGCAGTAAGGGACAGAAGGAGTCCATCGAGGCTCTCTTTTGTCGGCGCCTCCAAGAGCtggatgatgacgatgatgatgatgatgaggaggaggaggaagtaaaTCAGGAGTGTCAGAAAGAGGAGATTTTCCTGCCTTTGTACATGCAGGGTCACTTTGTGGAGGTTATCACTGATACCAAGAAATACAGACTCAGGGACTTGGGTAAACAGTTTAAATTGCCACTGGATGTTAAAGTGGTGAGCCGTGATACTGAACTCGAGACTGATCCACTAGTTGGTTTTCCATGTCTCAGAATAGAGGGGGCTATGCTGGAGCCCACCATCCAGGCAAGCTTTCCAAACAGACCAGACCACTGTTTCGAGATCCCCACCCAGTGGCTCTCTCTGTCCGTCTGTTTCACCAAGGACCCCCTGCCATGGCCCAATGAACAACCCCCTATGTTCCACTTGGAtacagttactgaggtcacaGACACGTTCTTATATGAATTTCGAAAACAGGGTAACTCAGATGCAGCTCCCCCACCTCGACCACCAAAGCGAAATCTGTCATCCTcaaaatctttgaaaaaaacatcaaagaaagTCTCATCGAAGGCAGACAAGCACAAACATCGATCAGACAAAAGCGTCCCAGCCAAAGAGTTGGGCGATTTGAATTTAAATAGCAAAAAAAGACCTCCAGCTCCCCCACCTCCG GCTATCTTAGACGATGAACCACCACCAGTTGTACCCCGAAAGCACTTAGCGCCTGAAATGACATCTGGCAAGGCTCAGCCAAACACCTATGTGAAAATGGAAGACTCTAAAAAAG TGTCGCTGAGTGACGTTGCAGCAGATGTGGACAGTGACCATGACTATGAAATTGTGGATGACACTTTGGCAGCAATGATGAAGACAGCACAAGAGAATGTTTTGTTCTACTAA